A window of the Bacillus sp. A301a_S52 genome harbors these coding sequences:
- a CDS encoding YdiK family protein, which yields MRSPRFSGYLYFFLGTLFLLIAIQTAQASPGWDAITILLMAFAAFDYFLAFRMFAIAARQRHSKKK from the coding sequence ATGAGATCTCCTAGATTTTCAGGCTACCTTTACTTTTTTCTAGGAACGCTGTTTTTGCTGATTGCTATCCAAACCGCTCAAGCATCACCTGGATGGGATGCCATCACCATTCTCTTAATGGCTTTTGCAGCGTTTGATTACTTTCTAGCGTTTCGCATGTTCGCTATTGCCGCTCGGCAAAGACATAGTAAGAAAAAATAA
- a CDS encoding CPBP family intramembrane metalloprotease — protein MKKNYWLIIIVFILTQLSPLVFKPLLALAGFRGAELYGMTVVVCFTIGFIIISLIARKTESQREFMDNRATASETVIWSILGIFMAFAGQTIAALIETNLFGVEVGSENTQVIVDIANAVPLMIIVVAVFVPIMEELVFRKVIFGSLYPRFGFWISALASGLIFAVVHMEFEHLLVYASMGVVFAYLYWKTKRIIVPIIAHVGVNSSVMIVRVIFGDEMQEIIEQHAAIVQIVQAIMRGFLL, from the coding sequence TTGAAGAAAAATTATTGGTTAATCATTATCGTCTTTATTTTGACACAGCTGTCCCCTTTGGTGTTCAAACCACTTTTAGCTCTGGCTGGTTTTAGAGGAGCAGAGTTGTATGGGATGACGGTAGTTGTCTGCTTTACAATCGGCTTCATCATTATTTCCTTGATCGCTCGAAAAACAGAATCACAAAGAGAATTCATGGACAATAGAGCGACAGCTAGTGAAACAGTAATATGGTCAATTTTAGGGATCTTCATGGCTTTCGCCGGGCAAACGATCGCTGCTTTAATTGAAACGAACCTTTTCGGTGTGGAAGTAGGCTCTGAAAACACGCAAGTAATCGTTGATATAGCAAATGCTGTTCCACTCATGATTATTGTCGTGGCCGTTTTCGTTCCAATTATGGAAGAGCTCGTGTTTAGAAAAGTCATTTTCGGGAGCCTGTATCCGCGTTTCGGCTTCTGGATTTCAGCTCTTGCCAGTGGTTTAATCTTTGCCGTCGTGCATATGGAGTTTGAACATTTACTCGTTTATGCGTCTATGGGGGTTGTCTTCGCTTATCTATATTGGAAAACGAAGCGCATTATCGTCCCTATTATAGCCCATGTTGGTGTGAATTCTTCCGTTATGATTGTGCGAGTCATTTTCGGTGACGAGATGCAAGAGATTATTGAACAACATGCGGCAATCGTACAGATCGTTCAAGCGATTATGAGAGGATTTTTATTATGA
- the groES gene encoding co-chaperone GroES, producing MLKPLGDRIVIELVEQEEKTASGIVLPDSAKEKPQEGKIVAVGSGEVKDNGERVALEVKEGDSVIFSKYAGTEVKYEGKEYLILRESDVLAIIG from the coding sequence TTGTTAAAACCATTAGGTGATCGTATCGTAATTGAATTGGTGGAGCAGGAGGAAAAAACAGCGAGTGGAATCGTACTTCCAGACTCTGCGAAAGAAAAGCCTCAAGAAGGTAAAATTGTTGCAGTCGGTTCAGGTGAAGTAAAAGATAACGGTGAACGTGTAGCACTTGAAGTTAAAGAAGGCGACTCTGTTATTTTCTCAAAATACGCAGGTACTGAAGTGAAATATGAAGGCAAGGAATATTTGATCCTTCGTGAAAGTGACGTTCTTGCTATCATCGGCTAA
- the groL gene encoding chaperonin GroEL (60 kDa chaperone family; promotes refolding of misfolded polypeptides especially under stressful conditions; forms two stacked rings of heptamers to form a barrel-shaped 14mer; ends can be capped by GroES; misfolded proteins enter the barrel where they are refolded when GroES binds) yields MAKEIKFREDARRSMLRGVDRLADTVKVTLGPKGRNVVLEKKFGAPLITNDGVTIAKEIELEDNFENMGAQLVSEVASKTNDIAGDGTTTATVLAQAMITEGLKNVTSGANPMVIRKGIEKATTAAVEELKKISKPIESKESISQVAAISAADDEVGQLIAEAMERVGNDGVITVEESKGFSTELEVVEGMQFDRGYASPYMVTDSDKMEAVLEDPYILITDKKIGNIQEVLPVLEQVVQQSKPILIIAEDVEGEALATLVVNKLRGTFNAVAVKAPGFGDRRKAMLEDIGTLTGGEVITEDLGLDLKSASITQLGRASKVVVTKDNTTIVDGNGDAAEISNRVNQIKAQIEETTSDFDKEKLQERLAKLAGGVAVVKVGAATETEMKERKLRIEDALNSTRAAVEEGIVAGGGTALVNVLDAVRSIKVEGDEATGVNIVLRALEEPVRQISENAGLEGSIIVERLKGEKVGIGFNAATGEYVDMVEAGIVDPTKVTRSALQNASSVSAMFLTTEAVVADLPEEDGAAGGGMPDMGGMGGMGGMGGMM; encoded by the coding sequence ATGGCAAAAGAAATTAAATTCCGTGAAGATGCACGACGTTCAATGTTACGTGGTGTAGACCGTTTAGCTGATACTGTTAAAGTAACATTAGGACCAAAAGGACGTAACGTTGTTCTTGAGAAAAAATTTGGTGCACCACTAATCACAAATGACGGTGTGACAATCGCAAAAGAAATCGAACTTGAAGATAACTTCGAAAACATGGGTGCCCAGCTCGTATCAGAAGTTGCAAGTAAAACAAATGACATCGCTGGTGACGGTACGACAACTGCAACAGTTCTCGCTCAAGCGATGATCACTGAAGGACTGAAAAACGTTACTTCTGGTGCAAACCCAATGGTCATTCGTAAAGGGATCGAAAAAGCTACAACAGCAGCTGTAGAAGAGCTTAAGAAAATTTCTAAGCCAATCGAAAGCAAAGAATCTATTTCACAAGTAGCAGCTATCTCTGCCGCTGACGATGAAGTAGGTCAATTAATTGCAGAGGCAATGGAGCGCGTTGGAAACGATGGTGTTATTACGGTTGAAGAATCTAAAGGATTCTCTACTGAGCTTGAAGTCGTAGAAGGTATGCAGTTCGACCGTGGATATGCATCTCCATACATGGTAACAGACTCTGACAAAATGGAAGCTGTTCTTGAAGATCCATACATTTTAATTACTGACAAAAAAATCGGAAACATCCAAGAAGTATTACCTGTTCTTGAGCAAGTGGTACAACAAAGCAAGCCGATCCTGATTATCGCTGAAGATGTTGAAGGTGAAGCTCTTGCAACACTTGTTGTGAACAAACTTCGTGGTACTTTCAATGCAGTTGCCGTTAAAGCACCTGGATTTGGTGACCGTCGTAAAGCAATGCTTGAAGACATCGGAACACTAACTGGCGGTGAAGTGATTACTGAAGATTTAGGCTTAGACCTTAAATCTGCTAGCATCACTCAGCTAGGCCGTGCGTCTAAAGTTGTTGTGACAAAAGACAATACAACGATCGTTGACGGAAACGGAGATGCAGCTGAAATCTCTAACCGTGTTAACCAAATCAAAGCGCAAATCGAAGAAACAACTTCTGACTTCGATAAAGAAAAGCTTCAAGAGCGCCTAGCTAAACTAGCTGGCGGTGTAGCTGTCGTAAAAGTTGGTGCAGCTACTGAAACTGAAATGAAAGAGCGTAAACTTCGTATTGAAGACGCCCTTAACTCAACTCGTGCAGCGGTTGAAGAAGGTATCGTTGCTGGTGGTGGTACGGCCCTCGTTAACGTCCTTGACGCTGTCCGCAGTATTAAAGTTGAAGGTGACGAAGCAACAGGTGTTAACATCGTTCTTCGTGCCCTCGAAGAGCCAGTTCGTCAAATCTCTGAAAACGCTGGACTTGAAGGCTCTATCATCGTTGAGCGCCTAAAAGGTGAAAAAGTCGGCATCGGCTTTAACGCAGCTACTGGCGAATACGTTGATATGGTTGAAGCAGGAATCGTTGACCCAACGAAAGTAACACGCTCTGCCCTTCAAAATGCAAGCTCTGTATCCGCTATGTTCCTAACAACAGAAGCTGTTGTTGCTGACCTTCCAGAAGAAGACGGCGCCGCCGGCGGCGGAATGCCTGACATGGGCGGCATGGGAGGCATGGGTGGAATGGGCGGCATGATGTAA
- a CDS encoding DUF4926 domain-containing protein, which yields MSFENFEVYETVKVLEDAPNEEIKKGDIGTIIMVYDEPNTAYEVEFVDEKGRVHYQGVYLSNQITKLK from the coding sequence ATGAGTTTTGAAAATTTTGAAGTATATGAGACTGTTAAGGTTTTAGAAGATGCCCCTAACGAGGAGATTAAAAAAGGGGACATTGGCACTATAATAATGGTTTATGATGAACCTAACACAGCCTATGAAGTTGAGTTTGTCGATGAAAAAGGTAGAGTCCACTACCAAGGGGTTTATCTCTCAAATCAGATAACTAAACTAAAATAA
- a CDS encoding ABC transporter ATP-binding protein has protein sequence MNNQPILQVKNIDKSFGDVNVLKNISIDIEEGELVTFIGPSGSGKTTLLRVLGGFHPQTSGEVVINGESVDHLPPEKRMTGMVFQNYALFPHMTVYQNIEYGLKLLKKSKQEKEELIKDALSQVQLEGYEDRKPSELSGGQQQRVAIARCLVLKPKVLLLDEPLSNLDANLRMIMRDEIRRLKEELNLTIVFVTHDQEEALSISDRVLVLKDGEVQQLASPSEVYQYPANEFVANFVGHANIIKGVFEQEGKRKIFRSTEEQSIQFNIEPTQNNLENGLAILRPEMASIKKNSAVKGKLINTVYHGSYIRYFVQVGNQKFMIDDNNPFKKEILKPGQTVGIAFPKEMHVIPS, from the coding sequence ATGAATAATCAACCAATACTGCAAGTTAAAAACATTGATAAATCATTTGGTGATGTGAATGTTTTAAAAAATATTTCCATCGATATTGAAGAAGGAGAACTAGTCACTTTTATAGGTCCAAGTGGTAGTGGAAAAACCACTTTACTACGTGTCCTCGGCGGTTTTCATCCCCAAACTTCAGGGGAAGTCGTTATTAATGGGGAATCTGTTGACCATTTGCCTCCAGAAAAAAGAATGACTGGCATGGTTTTTCAAAACTATGCATTGTTTCCCCATATGACCGTGTACCAGAATATTGAATATGGACTCAAGCTTCTGAAGAAATCAAAACAGGAAAAAGAAGAATTAATTAAAGACGCTTTATCACAAGTGCAATTAGAAGGTTATGAAGATCGTAAGCCCAGTGAACTAAGCGGCGGACAGCAACAAAGAGTAGCCATCGCCCGCTGCCTCGTTCTGAAGCCAAAGGTCCTTCTATTAGATGAACCACTCTCAAATCTGGACGCCAACTTACGAATGATCATGAGAGATGAAATTCGCCGGCTAAAAGAAGAATTGAACTTAACCATTGTTTTTGTTACTCATGACCAGGAAGAAGCTCTGAGTATTTCAGATCGCGTCCTCGTTTTGAAGGATGGAGAAGTTCAGCAACTTGCTAGTCCATCTGAGGTGTACCAGTACCCTGCAAATGAATTTGTGGCGAATTTCGTGGGACACGCCAACATCATTAAAGGCGTGTTTGAACAAGAAGGTAAGCGAAAAATCTTCCGCTCAACAGAAGAACAATCCATTCAATTCAATATTGAACCAACTCAGAACAATCTGGAAAACGGCTTAGCCATTCTTCGTCCGGAGATGGCAAGCATTAAGAAGAACAGCGCCGTAAAAGGAAAACTTATTAACACCGTTTACCACGGCAGTTACATCCGTTACTTCGTCCAGGTTGGTAACCAAAAATTCATGATTGATGATAACAATCCATTCAAGAAAGAAATCTTAAAACCAGGGCAAACTGTCGGCATCGCTTTTCCTAAAGAAATGCATGTTATCCCTTCATAG
- a CDS encoding iron ABC transporter permease, producing the protein MSTLTGAIKSKARPRLEPGFAVAAIIIAALLLLFILAPVMAVLLRSFGVGTGELTLQYYAQFFQSWSYFQAFVNSVSAGLISTSIIIMISIPFALYVTRSTSMLSKVYRGIGLLPLVAPPFIFSLALIILFGRRGVLTQWINSLTGLEISIYGFWGVVIAQVLGYFPIAYMMIESSLRSINPSVENASQDLGASQGKTIRSITLPLAGTAILKSGLIVFVMALADFSNPLIIGGGQSFLASDAFLLVTGRQNLEMAAVLGVFLIIPSLFVFLFQTYLLKDHETASTSNSSATNNPLNKKVKSFVFSISTLMTLFILLMFIMVVLGAFVQIIGINNSFTLSHFSDHSGWNFLWNSVIVSFFAALIAAGLGILQGYLTARKNIPAKKFLEFTALFGLAVPGTVMGIGYVLIFNGPPFFLTGTVLLLVMNMAFRKIGVGLEAGISNLQQIDKSMEEASSDLGAGPYRTFWKIVVPLLLPAFMAGFVYTFMTAMVSVSSVIFLISPGNNLAAAYILNLADQAAIGRASAMSFILIIIVLGCMGLLKFIEKRSNLSV; encoded by the coding sequence ATGTCCACACTAACGGGAGCTATAAAATCTAAAGCACGCCCAAGACTTGAACCCGGTTTTGCAGTGGCAGCTATCATCATAGCTGCCCTTCTTCTATTATTTATATTAGCACCTGTTATGGCTGTTCTTTTACGGAGCTTTGGTGTTGGGACTGGTGAATTAACTTTACAGTATTACGCTCAGTTTTTCCAAAGCTGGTCGTATTTCCAAGCCTTCGTAAACAGTGTGTCAGCAGGCCTTATTTCAACTTCAATTATCATAATGATCAGTATTCCATTCGCTCTGTATGTAACGAGATCGACGAGCATGCTTTCAAAAGTTTATCGAGGGATTGGACTTCTGCCTTTAGTTGCCCCTCCATTTATCTTTTCTCTCGCGCTCATTATCTTATTTGGCAGACGAGGCGTTTTGACTCAGTGGATTAATAGTCTTACAGGCTTAGAGATTAGTATTTATGGCTTTTGGGGCGTTGTGATTGCCCAGGTTCTTGGCTATTTCCCAATAGCTTATATGATGATCGAAAGTTCACTTCGTTCTATCAATCCAAGCGTGGAAAATGCTTCTCAAGACCTTGGAGCCAGTCAAGGGAAAACCATTCGATCCATAACGCTTCCGTTAGCAGGAACAGCCATTTTAAAATCAGGTTTAATCGTTTTTGTTATGGCTTTAGCGGATTTTTCCAACCCGCTTATAATCGGTGGGGGGCAGTCATTCCTGGCATCAGACGCCTTCCTGCTTGTGACAGGCCGACAAAACCTTGAGATGGCAGCTGTTTTAGGTGTATTTCTTATTATTCCAAGCTTATTCGTGTTTTTATTTCAAACATACTTGTTAAAGGATCACGAAACGGCGTCAACCAGTAACTCCAGTGCAACTAATAATCCGTTAAATAAGAAAGTAAAAAGTTTTGTATTCTCTATCAGCACACTTATGACGCTTTTTATCTTACTCATGTTTATCATGGTTGTACTTGGCGCATTTGTTCAAATAATAGGAATCAATAACTCATTTACTTTGTCTCACTTTTCTGACCACTCAGGATGGAACTTCTTATGGAACAGTGTTATTGTTTCTTTCTTTGCTGCTTTAATAGCCGCTGGACTGGGGATCTTACAAGGATATCTTACAGCACGAAAAAACATTCCAGCAAAGAAATTTCTTGAGTTTACAGCACTATTTGGACTTGCTGTTCCAGGTACGGTTATGGGTATTGGTTATGTTCTTATTTTTAATGGACCGCCCTTCTTTTTAACCGGAACAGTACTATTGCTTGTCATGAATATGGCTTTCCGCAAAATTGGTGTTGGCTTAGAAGCAGGAATCAGTAACCTTCAACAGATCGATAAATCAATGGAAGAAGCCTCCTCCGACCTCGGGGCAGGACCTTACCGTACATTTTGGAAGATCGTTGTACCTCTCCTGCTCCCAGCATTTATGGCCGGTTTCGTTTATACATTTATGACAGCGATGGTATCCGTCAGCTCGGTGATCTTCTTAATCTCGCCTGGGAACAACTTAGCTGCTGCATATATTCTAAATTTAGCAGACCAAGCAGCGATCGGACGTGCTTCTGCCATGTCCTTTATCTTAATTATCATCGTGCTAGGCTGTATGGGATTATTAAAATTCATTGAAAAACGAAGCAATCTATCGGTATAA
- a CDS encoding ABC transporter substrate-binding protein: MHFNFKWVLGLALVLLLSACGGNDENTVALYTHNDEEEMQAFASALEEATGVNIDILRMSSEEAWSRIDAEYPDVGADMQWGMLHSFALIAEQEDMLEPYDSPTWEDVPDEFKDPDGKWYGWSYWFNILAINDDLLDELGLDKPETWEDLLDPQYEGEIVLPDPGTSGTAYLFVSAIMQIMGEEEGWEYLEQLDENVGQYSQSGSAPAQMVAQGEYAIGITWDQAVFDRMDEGYPISPVVPEEGVGFDLDVAWIFKDADNKEAAKKVIDFIGSDEGMELAAEYRSMVTKPGMSEDLDFDPNFIDYDAVWAAENRDRIMEEYQKKFD, translated from the coding sequence ATGCACTTTAATTTCAAATGGGTTTTAGGTCTTGCACTCGTACTTTTATTAAGTGCTTGTGGAGGAAATGACGAAAACACTGTCGCACTTTATACACACAATGACGAGGAAGAAATGCAGGCTTTTGCTTCTGCACTTGAAGAGGCAACAGGCGTAAATATTGATATCTTAAGAATGTCCAGTGAAGAAGCATGGAGCCGCATTGATGCAGAATATCCCGATGTTGGAGCAGATATGCAATGGGGAATGTTACATAGTTTTGCGTTAATTGCCGAACAGGAAGATATGCTGGAACCTTATGACTCTCCAACTTGGGAAGACGTACCTGATGAATTTAAAGATCCGGATGGAAAGTGGTACGGCTGGTCTTATTGGTTCAATATCTTGGCAATAAACGATGATCTGTTAGATGAACTTGGTCTTGATAAACCTGAAACTTGGGAAGACCTTTTAGATCCACAATACGAAGGGGAAATTGTATTACCTGACCCTGGTACATCTGGAACTGCCTACTTATTTGTGTCTGCAATCATGCAAATTATGGGTGAAGAAGAAGGTTGGGAATACCTTGAACAACTAGATGAAAATGTCGGACAATACTCTCAATCCGGATCAGCACCAGCTCAGATGGTAGCTCAAGGCGAGTACGCCATCGGTATTACTTGGGACCAGGCTGTCTTTGATCGAATGGATGAAGGGTATCCTATCAGCCCAGTTGTTCCTGAAGAAGGCGTAGGTTTTGACTTAGACGTTGCCTGGATCTTTAAGGACGCTGACAACAAAGAAGCCGCTAAAAAAGTCATTGACTTTATCGGGTCTGATGAAGGAATGGAACTGGCTGCAGAATATCGCTCTATGGTTACGAAACCCGGTATGAGTGAAGATCTGGACTTTGATCCTAATTTTATTGATTATGACGCGGTTTGGGCAGCTGAAAATCGTGATCGTATTATGGAAGAATACCAGAAAAAATTTGACTAG
- a CDS encoding HAD family hydrolase codes for MIRVADKEFPVDTVLFDKDGTLVDFESLWFTWIDDIHSFLNSSLTIDDSNFKQDLRQSLGISDNTVDPKSPLAIGSLNDSKIIIAYKLYKRGTPWDQAIELVTESIAYANKRQSESETIKPIKGIEELLSDMKESGMTLGVLTADETDQAEQHLQTLKIAHYFDFIIGNDQVEKGKPYPDMAYLAADRHDFSLDRAVMIGDTNGDMKLGKHAGTHASIGIITYAKDDDHHLEDADCKIDCYSKIQVIK; via the coding sequence ATGATCCGCGTAGCAGATAAAGAATTCCCTGTTGATACTGTTTTATTTGATAAAGACGGTACGTTAGTAGATTTTGAATCTCTTTGGTTCACCTGGATAGATGATATTCATTCTTTTTTAAATTCTTCACTAACCATAGATGATTCAAACTTCAAACAAGACCTGCGGCAGTCTTTGGGAATCTCAGATAATACGGTTGACCCAAAGAGTCCACTTGCTATCGGCAGTTTAAATGACAGTAAGATTATCATTGCATATAAGCTGTATAAACGTGGTACCCCTTGGGACCAGGCAATAGAGCTTGTAACAGAGAGCATAGCGTATGCGAATAAACGGCAAAGTGAATCAGAAACAATTAAGCCTATTAAAGGGATCGAAGAATTACTTAGTGACATGAAAGAAAGCGGCATGACTTTAGGTGTCCTGACTGCTGATGAAACAGATCAAGCAGAACAACACTTACAAACATTAAAAATTGCTCACTATTTCGATTTCATTATAGGTAACGATCAAGTAGAAAAAGGAAAGCCTTACCCTGATATGGCCTATCTCGCAGCCGATCGGCATGATTTTTCGTTAGATCGTGCTGTCATGATTGGCGATACTAATGGGGATATGAAACTTGGAAAGCATGCAGGTACACATGCCTCCATTGGCATAATTACGTATGCAAAAGACGACGATCATCACCTTGAAGATGCTGACTGTAAGATTGATTGTTACAGCAAAATTCAAGTGATTAAATAA
- a CDS encoding transposase — protein MGVITVIHTFGRDLKFNPYIHVLMTEGALD, from the coding sequence ATAGGGGTTATCACTGTTATTCATACGTTTGGCAGAGACCTCAAATTTAATCCGTATATCCATGTTCTGATGACAGAAGGTGCTCTGGACTAG
- a CDS encoding DUF4209 domain-containing protein, producing MKEKRTDAYDENILFNLRSLLTEKYGSNIRNKLAHGLLTDESANSSIEGYVWCFCLHICCLNSN from the coding sequence ATGAAAGAAAAACGTACTGATGCATATGATGAAAATATATTATTTAATTTAAGATCGTTACTGACAGAAAAATATGGATCCAACATTCGTAACAAACTCGCGCATGGGTTGTTAACGGATGAATCTGCTAATTCGTCTATAGAAGGATATGTATGGTGTTTTTGTCTACACATTTGTTGCTTGAATTCAAATTGA
- a CDS encoding helix-turn-helix transcriptional regulator — protein sequence MENKILRKLFLGFIHIYILHHAKEEPIYGSWMLEELREHGYKMSPGTLYPLLHQMEEEGLIKKQEKLVEGKIRKYYSITERGNDVLQEARAKAYELFKEIK from the coding sequence ATGGAAAATAAAATTTTACGGAAGCTTTTTCTTGGTTTTATCCACATTTATATTTTACATCATGCAAAGGAAGAACCTATCTATGGATCTTGGATGCTAGAGGAATTACGTGAACACGGCTACAAAATGAGTCCGGGTACTCTATATCCTCTGCTTCATCAAATGGAGGAGGAAGGACTCATTAAGAAACAAGAAAAATTAGTGGAAGGAAAAATCCGAAAGTATTATAGCATTACAGAACGGGGAAATGACGTACTACAAGAAGCAAGAGCGAAAGCATATGAATTATTTAAAGAAATTAAATAG
- the fetB gene encoding iron export ABC transporter permease subunit FetB encodes MEEIMELGFFQMAAAYIFIVVLLFILKARGIRREKELLISTLRMTLQLILVGYLLAYLFENNHVLWIILIIIIMQFFAIQNIMKRVKYPLNTRLKQIIIFSMVLGTLSSIFYFILVVVQVTPWFDARYFIPIAGMLIGNSMTGVSLGVQRLVEGMHDQKSHIEMALMLGATPKMASKKVVDQAFDAAILPTINSMVGMGIVFLPGMMTGQILAGLSPLSAIQYQIAIMLGIVGCVSLTVILFVQMGYKTFFSDQAQLHLKLN; translated from the coding sequence ATGGAAGAAATAATGGAACTCGGCTTCTTTCAAATGGCAGCTGCTTATATTTTCATCGTTGTTCTACTTTTTATTTTAAAAGCGAGAGGTATTCGAAGAGAAAAAGAATTACTCATTTCTACTTTACGCATGACGTTACAACTTATATTGGTTGGTTACCTTTTAGCCTACCTATTTGAGAATAATCATGTGCTTTGGATCATTTTAATTATTATCATCATGCAATTCTTTGCTATTCAAAACATCATGAAGCGAGTAAAGTATCCTTTAAATACACGTTTAAAACAAATTATTATTTTTTCCATGGTACTTGGTACATTATCTAGTATTTTTTATTTTATTTTAGTTGTGGTGCAAGTGACGCCATGGTTTGATGCAAGATATTTTATACCTATTGCAGGAATGCTAATTGGAAACTCCATGACAGGAGTATCATTAGGTGTTCAACGACTCGTAGAAGGCATGCACGATCAAAAATCCCATATTGAGATGGCATTAATGCTTGGAGCTACACCAAAAATGGCTTCGAAAAAAGTAGTGGACCAAGCTTTTGATGCCGCCATTTTACCGACGATTAACTCGATGGTAGGTATGGGGATCGTTTTTTTACCGGGAATGATGACTGGTCAAATATTAGCGGGGTTATCCCCTCTTTCAGCCATTCAATACCAAATTGCCATTATGTTAGGCATTGTAGGATGTGTGTCATTAACTGTCATTCTATTTGTTCAAATGGGATATAAAACTTTTTTTTCCGATCAAGCCCAGCTTCATTTGAAACTCAATTAA
- a CDS encoding class I SAM-dependent methyltransferase — MELNKEEKNKNFYDEAYQKGGHNNMYAKHYQKSPYFDVWKKAISLMKDIQNPKILEIGCGGGQFANMLLDQGFHQYKGFDFSDGAIKLAKETNPNEHEKFFVDDAYTSSIYQESYNIVITFEVLEHLKEDINVLNKIKKDVHVFFSVPNFDSASHVRYFQNKMEIIRRYHELIDIKNLYSFHVSSQNIIYLGCGIKK, encoded by the coding sequence TTGGAATTAAATAAGGAAGAAAAAAATAAAAACTTTTACGATGAAGCATATCAGAAGGGCGGACATAATAACATGTACGCTAAACATTATCAAAAAAGTCCTTATTTTGATGTTTGGAAGAAAGCAATAAGTCTAATGAAGGATATTCAAAATCCTAAAATTCTAGAAATAGGTTGTGGAGGCGGACAATTTGCAAACATGCTTTTAGATCAAGGTTTTCATCAATATAAAGGATTTGATTTTAGTGATGGAGCAATCAAATTAGCAAAGGAAACGAACCCAAATGAGCATGAAAAGTTTTTTGTAGATGATGCTTACACCTCTTCGATTTATCAAGAAAGTTATAATATTGTAATAACATTTGAAGTATTAGAACATTTAAAAGAAGATATTAATGTATTAAACAAAATCAAAAAAGATGTTCATGTATTTTTTTCTGTACCGAATTTTGATTCAGCGAGTCATGTTCGCTACTTTCAAAATAAAATGGAGATTATTCGTAGATATCATGAATTGATTGATATTAAGAACTTATATAGTTTTCATGTTAGTTCGCAAAATATTATTTACTTAGGGTGTGGGATAAAAAAATAA